The following are encoded together in the Brassica napus cultivar Da-Ae chromosome A9, Da-Ae, whole genome shotgun sequence genome:
- the LOC106366334 gene encoding 3-dehydroquinate synthase, chloroplastic → MAANAVSLSISSSVASSKSLHSLQAQARFLIPPPTISFPKSSSLSSSTTVSISRSRVRAGPSQLVNEPANAMATPPTIVEVDLGSRSYPIYIGAGLLDQSHLLQRHVHGKKVLVVTNERVAPLYLDKTVHALTIGNPNVTVESVILPDGEKYKDMDTLMKVFDKAIESRLDRRSTFVALGGGVIGDMCGYAAASYLRGVNFIQIPTTVMAQVDSSVGGKTGINHRLGKNLIGAFYQPQCVLVDTDTLNTLPDREMASGLAEVIKYGLIRDADFFEWQEKNIEALLARDPAALAYAIKRSCENKADVVSQDEKESGLRATLNLGHTFGHAIETGFGYGEWLHGEAVAAGTVMAVDMSHRLGWIDDSIVERVNNILKRAKLPTTPPESMTVSMFKSIMAVDKKVADGLLRLILLKGPLGNCVFTGDYDREALDATLRAFSKS, encoded by the exons ATGGCTGCGAACGCCGTCTCGCTATCAATCTCATCATCCGTCGCCTCCTCGAAGTCTCTCCACTCTCTTCAAGCTCAAGCCCGCTTCTTGATTCCCCCACCAACCATTTCCTTCCCAAAGTCGTCGTCTTTATCTTCTTCCACCACTGTCTCCATCTCCAGGTCCCGTGTTCGAGCCGGTCCCAGCCAGCTTGTTAACGAACCTGCTAACGCCATGGCCACTCCTCCCACTATAGTCGAGGTTGATTTGGGTAGCCGGAGCTATCCCATCTACATCGGCGCCGGCTTGCTCGATCAATCACATCTCCTTCAAAG GCATGTTCACGGGAAGAAAGTGCTTGTGGTGACTAACGAACGAGTTGCTCCTCTGTACCTGGACAAGACTGTGCATGCTTTGACTATTGGGAACCCAAACGTGACTGTGGAGTCTGTTATTCTCCCTGATGGAGAGAAATACAAAGACATG gATACTCTAATGAAAGTCTTCGACAAGGCCATTGAGTCTCGCCTTGATAGACGATCTACTTTTGTTGCTCTTGGTGGTGGTGTTATTGGCGATATGTGTGGCTACGCTGCTGCTTCTTACCTCCGTGGTGTTAACTTCATCCAGATCCCCACCACTGTCATGGCACAG GTTGATTCTTCTGTTGGTGGCAAAACAGGCATAAACCATCGTCTTGGAAAGAATTTGATCGGCGCGTTTTACCAGCCGCAGTGTGTGCTAGTTGACACCGACACGTTGAACACGCTGCCGGACAGGGAGATGGCTTCGGGTCTAGCTGAAGTGATCAAGTATGGACTTATCAGGGATGCTGACTTCTTTGAGTGGCAGGAGAAGAACATTGAGGCTCTCCTTGCTAG GGATCCGGCTGCATTAGCTTATGCTATAAAGCGATCATGTGAGAACAAGGCGGATGTTGTGTCACAGGATGAGAAAGAAAGCGGCTTGCGAGCTACCCTTAATTTGGGTCATACCTTTGGCCAT GCTATAGAGACTGGCTTCGGGTATGGAGAGTGGCTCCACGGAGAAGCTGTTGCAGCTGGCACG GTAATGGCAGTGGACATGTCACATCGTCTTGGCTGGATAGATGACTCAATCGTGGAGAGAGTGAACAACATCTTGAAACGAGCGAAATTGCCTACAACGCCGCCGGAGAGCATGACCGTGAGCATGTTCAAGTCCATAATGGCT GTTGACAAGAAAGTGGCTGATGGACTGCTGAGGCTGATTCTCCTGAAAGGTCCGCTGGGAAACTGCGTTTTCACGGGAGATTATGATCGGGAGGCGTTGGATGCTACGCTCCGTGCATTCTCCAAATCCTGa
- the LOC106366330 gene encoding probable prolyl 4-hydroxylase 10: MMARQRNHHRRKTSYSTLVFAVLIMFTFVILFLLALGILSLPSNNGGSSKANDLTSIVRKNLQRNGKDVSENERWVEIISWEPRASIYHNFLTKEECKYLIELAKPHMEKSTVVDQKTGKSTDSRVRTSSGTFLPRGRDKIIRQIEKRISDFTFIPVEHGEGLQVLHYEIGQKYEPHYDYFMDEYNTRNGGQRIATVLMYLSDVEEGGETVFPSAKGNYSAVPWWNELSECGKGGLSVKPKMGDALLFWSMTPDATLDPSSLHGGCAVIKGNKWSSTKWLRVHEYKI; the protein is encoded by the exons ATGATGGCGCGACAGAGGAATCATCACCGCCGGAAAACGTCGTACTCAACCCTCGTCTTCGCGGTGCTGATTATGTTCACTTTCGTGATTTTGTTCCTTCTCGCGCTTGGGATCCTCTCGCTGCCCAGCAACAATGGCGGGTCCTCCAAAGCCAATGATCTCACTTCCATTGTCCGTAAAAACCTTCAGAG AAACGGCAAAGATGTTTCGGAGAACGAGCGTTGGGTTGAAATTATCTCTTGGGAACCCAGAGCTTCTATTTACCACAACTTCTTG ACGAAGGAGGAATGCAAATATCTAATAGAGCTAGCTAAACCGCATATGGAGAAGTCAACTGTTGTCGATCAGAAGACTGGAAAGAGCACAGATAGCAG GGTGAGAACGAGCTCTGGGACTTTTCTTCCAAGAGGACGCGACAAAATCATCCGTCAAATCGAGAAACGGATATCAGATTTTACCTTCATACCAGTTG AGCATGGGGAAGGTCTTCAAGTTCTGCATTATGAAATAGGGCAAAAGTACGAGCCTCACTATGACTACTTTATGGATGAGTATAACACTAGGAACGGAGGGCAGCGGATTGCCACTGTTCTCATGTACCT GTCAGATGTAGAGGAGGGGGGTGAAACAGTGTTTCCCTCAGCCAAGGGTAACTATAGCGCAGTGCCTTGGTGGAATGAGCTGTCAGAGTGCGGGAAAGGAGGGCTGTCCGTGAAACCAAAGATGGGAGATGCATTGCTTTTCTGGAGCATGACACCTGATGCCACTCTAGACCCATCTAGTCTTCACG GTGGATGTGCTGTAATCAAAGGGAACAAGTGGTCATCCACAAAGTGGTTGCGTGTACACGAGTACAAGATTTGA
- the LOC106366332 gene encoding NEP1-interacting protein-like 1 yields the protein MDRYPLLLLHRVKDCFHSAISSLLANLFSALFTFVFALVGTLLGAFTGALIGQETESGFIRGAAVGAISGAVFSIDVLESSLLLWQSDQSGIACLLYLIDVIASLLSGRLVRERIGPAMLSAVQNQMGAVESRFPNQTDIFDTAISNGLTGDSLDRIPKVRITDTSGEMVSCSVCLQDFKVGETVRILPQCYHTFHLPCIDKWLCRHASCPLCRGHL from the exons atGGATAGGTATCCTCTCTTGCTCCTCCATCGGGTCAAAGATTGCTTCCATTCGGCCATTTCTTCCCTCCTAGCCAACCTCTTCTCCGCTCTCTTCACCTTCGTCTTCGCTCTAG TGGGGACTTTGCTAGGAGCCTTTACAGGGGCTTTGATCGGACAAGAAACAGAGAGCGGTTTCATCAGAGGAGCCGCGGTTGGTGCTATTTCAGGTGCTGTCTTCTCCATCGATGTTCTTGAATCTTCTCTCCTCCTCTGGCAATCCGATCAGTCTGGAATTGCTTGCCTTCTCTACTTG ATTGATGTCATTGCTAGCCTTTTGAGCGGGAGGCTTGTTCGTGAGCGCATTGGTCCTGCAATGCTAAGTGCGGTCCAGAACCAG ATGGGAGCTGTGGAATCACGATTCCCCAACCAAACCGACATCTTCGACACTGCCATTTCAAATGGTCTCACTGGGGATTCTCTGGACAGGATCCCAAAGGTCCGAATCACAGACACCTCAGGGGAGATGGTCTCTTGCTCTGTCTGCCTTCAG GACTTTAAGGTGGGAGAGACTGTTAGAATATTGCCACAGTGCTATCATACGTTCCACCTACCATGCATCGACAAGTGGCTATGCAGGCATGCCTCTTGTCCCTTATGCAGAGGACATCTTTGA
- the LOC106366329 gene encoding ankyrin repeat domain-containing protein, chloroplastic-like → MQLATTISLLLPSPSPSRLSPSLHSLIIPKRLCSVSYSSQTSILPDAADDFTVGDCLVYEDGVFEDPYLEEEVSIVSREAIQERKIPKKRGRGKRIVESAAEIEPENLVPDEWRDVQAEVNLTKKDKRKIAQELEFGVKVEKKRQGLIPLRKVDLKEYLTYKEAKVNQLKPVVLDKPTTFDGDGGEKGEETFSSERVAPKNPRWAVYGKGFEHVTKFFNSDKYDPNGKKLDGPRKLLSKEEKFMLNSRNPHIAVATSKKWLPLHTLAASGEFYLVDSLLKHNLDINATDVGGLTALHRAIIGKKQAITNYLLRESANPFVLDDEGATLMHYAVQTASAPTIKLLLLYNADINAQDRDGWTPLHVAVQARRSDIVKLLLIKGADIQVKNKDGLTPLGLCLYLGRETRTYEVLKMLKEFPHSRLKRLVTD, encoded by the exons ATGCAGCTCGCCACCACCATTTCTCTACTCCTgccatctccatctccatctcgACTCTCTCCTTCTCTTCACTCCCTGATTATTCCGAAGAGATTATgctctgtttcttactcttcacAAACGTCGATTCTCCCGGATGCCGCCGATGACTTCACCGTGGGAGACTGTCTCGTCTACGAGGACGGCGTCTTCGAAGACCCTTACCTTGAGGAGGAGGTCAGTATCGTTTCCCGTGAAGCTATCCAGGAGCGGAAGATTCCGAAGAAGCGGGGCAGGGGAAAGAGAATAGTTGAATCTGCGGCGGAGATCGAGCCGGAGAATCTCGTGCCGGACGAATGGAGGGATGTTCAGGCGGAGGTGAATCTGACGAAGAAGGACAAGAGGAAGATAGCGCAGGAGCTGGAGTTCGGAGTGAAGGTGGAGAAGAAGAGGCAAGGGCTGATTCCGTTGAGGAAAGTGGATTTGAAGGAGTATCTCACGTACAAGGAAGCCAAGGTGAATCAGTTGAAACCTGTGGTTCTCGATAAACCGACGACGTTTGATGGAGATGGAGGAGAGAAGGGTGAAGAAACGTTTTCGAGTGAGCGAGTAGCGCCGAAGAACCCGAGATGGGCAGTTTATGGAAAGGGATTCGAACACGTCACCAAGTTCTTCAATAGCGATAAGTATGATCCCAATGGCAAGAAGCTCGATGGCCCTCGGAAGCTGCTTTCGAAAGAAGAGAAGTTTATGCTCAATAGTCGAAATCCTCACATAGCTGTTGCCACCTCA AAAAAGTGGCTTCCTCTTCACACACTGGCAGCTTCGGGGGAATTTTATCTGGTTGACTCCTTGCTTAAGCATAATCTTGATATCAATGCAACGGACGTG GGTGGGTTGACAGCACTTCACCGAGCAATAATTGGTAAAAAACAGGCGATTACAAACTACCTGCTGAGGGAATCGGCAAACCCGTTTGTTCTTGATGAT GAAGGTGCGACATTGATGCACTATGCTGTGCAGACAGCATCAGCTCCCACAATAAAACTTCTCCTGCTGTATAACGCTGATATAAACGCGCAAGACAGG gaCGGGTGGACGCCCCTGCACGTTGCAGTACAGGCCAGAAGAAGCGACATCGTGaaacttcttttgataaaagggGCTGACATACAAGTGAAAAACAAG GATGGGTTAACTCCGCTGGGCCTTTGCCTCTACCTTGGAAGAGAGACAAGGACGTATGAAGTGTTGAAAATGTTGAAAGAGTTTCCCCATAGTAGACTCAAGAGATTGGTAACGGATTAA
- the LOC106366335 gene encoding la-related protein 1B, with protein MATTESSAANSAPAFFPPCDKDKKPVWNKPCMSSSPPLMGADSWPALSPLSSHKSPSSKGLSDGSSPMPQAAAATSSDYHSVNGQRKPFRRNNSTSSSNPHPNADQNHTQRSGAATTQSRNPHHRHHRNGSSSYPGNRQRNFEHGHSNGRGDMHLQPQRGVGTMRPQMLMGPPSSAQYMAAAPQIGSYGGPMLYPADYALHVFMPHPPPESIALVGNFPPPPPIYFPSFDPMLSNKILTQVEYYFSADNLSKDEHLRGQMNDDGWVPVRIIAGFRRLTELTDNIQTILEALRSSEVVEIKGEALRRRGDWDKYLLPHGPSSSGPAASLGGST; from the exons ATGGCTACGACGGAGTCTAGTGCCGCTAATTCGGCACCAGCCTTCTTCCCTCCTTGTGACAAGGACAAGAAGCCTGTCTGGAACAAGCCTTGTATGAGCTCATCCCCTCCTCTTATGGGAGCCGATTCATGGCCTGCTTTGTCTCCTCTATCTTCCCACAAGTCTCCCTCTTCCAAAGGTTTATCTGATGGATCATCGCCAATGCCGCAG GCAGCTGCTGCTACTTCATCTGATTACCATAGTGTTAATGGCCAAAGGAAACCTTTTAGACGAAATAACTCCACCTCATCCTCTAACCCCCACCCAAATGCTGATCAGAATCACACCCAAAGGAGTGGCGCAGCAACTACTCAGTCCCGTAATCCTCATCATAGGCATCATCGCAACGGCAGCAGCTCTTACCCTGGAAACAGGCAGCGCAACTTCGAGCATGGGCACTCTAATGGGAGAGGAGACATGCACTTGCAACCACAGAGGGGTGTTGGGACGATGAGACCGCAGATGCTGATGGGGCCACCATCTAGCGCACAATATATGGCAGCAGCGCCTCAAATAGGTTCATATGGTGGCCCCATGCTTTACCCTGCTG ATTATGCGCTGCACGTCTTTATGCCGCATCCTCCTCCAGAGTCGATAGCTTTGGTTGGAAACTTCCCACCTCCTCCACCCATATATTTTCCCAGCTTTGATCCCATGCTGTCCAATAAAATATTGACACAAGTAGAGTATTATTTCAG TGCTGATAACTTAAGCAAAGATGAACACTTGAGGGGTCAGATGAATGATGACGGTTGGGTTCCTGTTAGAATAATAGCAGGGTTCAGAAGA CTTACGGAACTGACAGACAACATTCAGACTATATTGGAGGCGCTCAGAAGTTCAGAAGTTGTGGAAATTAAG GGTGAAGCATTAAGGAGGCGAGGAGATTGGGACAAGTATTTACTGCCTCATGGACCCTCAAGCTCTGGTCCTGCGGCCTCACTGGGGGGCTCAACTTGA